From Primulina tabacum isolate GXHZ01 chromosome 2, ASM2559414v2, whole genome shotgun sequence, one genomic window encodes:
- the LOC142537540 gene encoding uncharacterized protein LOC142537540, whose protein sequence is MVEGEFTEGKRRNRPQKLLDPAEFIMPCEIGGHLVEKAICDSGASINIMPSSLYEKLGLSRMRPTGLSLQMADKSIRTPLGIVEDVELWIDKLKVLAEFVVLDMENSQNVHVILGRPLLAAVGAIIDVKRGKMTMEVEGQLVAIRASKKSYDPP, encoded by the coding sequence ATGGTGGAAGGTGAATTTACCGAAGGAAAACGAAGAAATCGTCCTCAGAAGTTGCTAGATCCCGCTGAATTTATTATGCCATGTGAAATAGGGGGTCATTTAGTGGAAAAAGCTATCTGTGACTCAGGAGCGAGCATAAATATAATGCCAAGTTCTCTCTACGAGAAACTTGGATTGAGCAGGATGAGGCCCACAGGACTAAGCTTACAAATGGCAGATAAATCGATCAGGACACCGTTGGGCATCgtggaagatgttgaacttTGGATCGACAAATTGAAGGTTTTAGCAGAGTTcgtggtacttgacatggagaaTAGTCAGAACGTTCACGtcattctaggacgaccattATTGGCTGCTGTTGGAGCCATCATTGACGTTAAACGAGGAAAGATGACCATGGAAGTTGAAGGTCAACTGGTGGCAATAAGGGCATCCAAGAAATCATACGACCCACCTTGA